DNA from Leptolyngbya sp. FACHB-261:
CTACTACGTCCAGACCTACGGCAAGCCGATGTTTGCGCGAGATGATCAGTGCCTTGCCCTGCTAGACGTTGCCCTGCAAACAGCCGAAATACCGGCAAAAAATGGTTTCGATCGCCAGGGTCGCCGTCAGTTCCTAGAAAGGCTTGGACTGCCCTACCTACTTCAGGAAATCCAAGATGTGATTGAAGCCTGGGGAATCACCAGCCTGGAAGAATACCTGGCTTTAGACCGCCGAGGCAGAGGAACACCCCTCCAGGCAAAATTGCGAGAAGCCCTGTGGAGCATTTACCAAACCTGGCAACACCTCATGGAACGGGACGGGTATATCACCTGGTCTCAGCTTCGCTGCAAAGCACTGGAAGTGGTACAGCAACTAGCAGAATCGCCCTACCAAGCCGTTGTAATTGATGAAGCCCAAGACTTATCACCCGTTTCTCTCCGATTTCTCCTGGCATTAGTGCCCTCCCTCGAAGGGGTTTACCTCACCGCTGATGCCTCACAGTCCCTATACCAGCGTGGTTTTAGCTGGAGGCAAATTCACGCCGACCTGAAGGTGACTGGACGAACGTTGCTGCTAAGGAGGAATTATCGGAATACTGAGCAAATCATAACGGCTTGTGCCACGATTTTAGAGGGGACACCTGCCGGGGATACTGAATGTTTGGCTCAAGAGCCGTCTGCCTACCAGGGAGAACTTCCAACCATCATCCTGACCGATAGCGTTGAGCAGGAAAGCCGGTTGATCCATTCGTTCTTCATCGAAGCTGCCAAACATTGCCGCTTGCCGCTGCATGGAGGGGCAGTGCTTTGTCCAAGTATCGCAATGGGGAAAGCGATCGCGCAACGTTTGGTGAAACAGGGGGCAGAAGCACAATTCGTTGCAGGCAATGATATCGATCTAAATGCGACGTATATCAAGGTCATGACACTCCACTCTGCCAAAGGCTTGGAATTTCCGTTTGTGGCAGTAGTGGGACTGCGTGAGGGAATACTTCCATATATCAGTGCAGATCTGCCGGAAGACGAAATGAAGCCTGTTTTAGACGAACAGCGTCGCCTATTCTATGTGGGATGTTCACGAGCTATGCGAGCACTGATTGTCAGCGGTTCGCGCTCCAGTCCTTCATCGTTTTTAGACGGTCTCTCTGATCCTTATTGGAAAAAGTAGGAAGGTTCTATGAAGGTCCCCGTTCGGTTACACGAGCTGCTCCAGCAAAGCAATGAAGCTATGAAGCCGTTCTTGATGCTGATTGGGCAGGGCAGTGCCGAGATAGATTGCACTGGAGTAGAATCGCTGGAACCCGAACAGTTAGACCTTCTCTTTTCTTATGCCCCAGACAATTGGGATATTGCAGACCTCTGGCCCATCATTAATGTCGATACCCTATCCGACAACCTAGCTGCTCAGTTAGAGCAATGGATTAACCAACGTCGAGGCAGAATACTCGTCCAAGACTTATCTGCAAATCAGCCAGCCGAAACAAGCGATTGCCCCACTCTGGATATTTTCAATCTTCGCGATGAGGTGATCGGGGATTACCGGAAATACATCGAGAGTTTTCTGAAAATCCGCGACCAGCGAGTGAAAGATTTTGTCGATCGAGAGCTAGAACGGGGAGAGCTGTGGCCAGACCCGTTGGTGCAGCTTAATCCGTCCTATCGACAAGGAGCTAATATCCCTACCCTTATGAGCGAGGGAATATTGCATCCATCCTGCGATCGCTATTTCCCAGACTATGTTTCTAAATACAGCTTTCGGTTACATCAAGAGCAAGCGTTTCGGATCGCGCAGCGCCAAGAACCTTATGTTCTAACCACTGGAACCGGCTCTGGGAAGAGCATGACGTATGTTATACCCATTTTTGATGACCTGCTGAGAAATCCAGGTGTTAAGGGAGTCCGGGCGATTTTGGTCTACCCCATGAATGCCTTAATTAACTCCCAAAAAGAAGAATTCGATAAATTCTTAAGCCAGGTTCCAGGTACGCATATCCGCGTTGAGAAGTACACCGGGCAAGAAAACCTAGCAAAGAAAACAGAGATTCAGAACAACCCACCCCAGATTATTCTGACCAACTACATAATGCTGGAGCTAATGCTCAGCCGTAATCAGGAGGAGAAACTAGTTGCATCCCCTGACCTGAAATTCCTGATTCTTGATGAACTGCACACCTACCGGGGTCGTCAGGGTGCAGATGTGGCAATTCTGATTCGTAAACTGCGACAGCGCTGTGGACAGAAACTGTTGTGCATTGGCACCAGCGCCACGATGTCCACGGAAGGAGCGCGATCGAATCGAAATCAAACCGTTGCAGCTGTTGCCAGTAAACTCTTTGGCATTGAGGTTAAAGCAGAGAATGTTGTTTATGAAACGTTAGAACGGACGATTCAGCGTCCCGATCCGACAGTGGATGAACTACGGGAGGCGATCGCCGTAGGACTACCCCCAGAAGAAGAACAAACTTTAGCAGCATTCCGATCGCACCCTCTAGCTGCCTGGATGGAGATGGCCTTTGGACTTCAGGAAGAAGAAGGGCACCTAGTTCGACGAACACCCATTTCGCTAGCCACTGGCGCAGCCAAACTCGCTGCAGAAACTCAGACCGATGAAGGAGCCTGTCTTGAACTGCTACGGGGGATGTTTTTCTGGGGGAGTAAGACGAAGGGGCTTGCTTTCCGGTTACACCAATTCATTTCCCAAGGGGGAAGCGTGTATGCCACGACTGAGAAACGGGGCGATCGCTTACTGACCCTCGAAGGGCAATACTCAACAACTGAGGATCGACTGCTCTATCCCCTCGTATTTTGCCGGGAGTGTGGTCAAGACTATTACCTTGTTCATTACGATCGCGACCAGAACGAAGTAAAGCCACTCCTACCCACGGCCCTGAGTGCTAGCTTGGAAGACTCCAATATTCGAGAGGGATACATCACTCTAGATGAACCAGGATTATGGGATGAGAGTGAAGAAGACCGCCTTCCAGATACCTGGTTCAATGAAACAAAGCGTCAGGGAAGAGTTCCCAAGAAGGAATACGCTGACTTTATTCCTCAGCGGTTGCGGGTGCTGCCGAGTGGTCGAGTCGTTTCATCTCTTTTCGAGGGTACGTCTTACTGGTTTACCCCTAAGCCATTCCTGACCTGCTTGAACTGCGGGGTCGTTCACGACAAGAAGAAAAACGAATTTACGAAACTTTCGCGCCTAAGTAGCGAAGGCAGAAGTACCGCAACAACATTGCTTTGTCTTTCAACTGTGAATCGATTGAAGACGAGCGGAGCAATATCACCACAGGCTCAAAAAATTCTGAGTTTCACCGATAACCGTCAGGATGCCTCACTCCAGGCAGGCCATTTTAACGACTTCGTGCAAACGAGTTTATTGCGAGCTTCCTTGAACGGTGCGATGCAAGCTAAGCAAAAACTAACCCATACAGAGTTAGCCCAAGCGGTGGTTGAGCAGATGGGCCTATCTCAGGCAGATTATGCCAAACAGGTTGCAGACTATGGTCCTGGTAAGCGTCGGAACGAAGAGGCATTTCGCAATCTCATTGAATATCGGCTCTATGAAGATTTGCGAAAAGGCTGGCGGATTGTTCAGCCGAACTTAGAGCAGTGTGGACTCTTGGGAATTGAATATGAGGGACTTGAAGAAGTCTGTAGAGCAACAGAATTTTGGCAGAAGCACGGGCACCCAATTTTGCTTCAAGCCAGCTCGGAACAACGCTACGAAGTAGTTCGAGCTGTGCTTGACCAGCTTCGTAAGGATTTAGTGCTGGATGCAGAACTGCTGCAACCACAACGAGTTGATCAGCTTAAAAAAGAAGTGCGTCAAGCAATTAAAGATCCGTGGTGTTTTGATGAGTATGAACGTCTCAACGAAGCGCGATGGGCCTCAATCTCAACAGCAAAGGCAGGTAGAGATGTCATTAAGCTCACAGCACGCAGCAAAATTGGTAAATTTTTGCGCTCTGCCCAAACTTGGACGTGGCGTAACCAAAATATCTCTGAGGCAGATTATGACGGCTTGATCAAAACTCTCATAGCAGCACTGGCAGACACTGGCTATCTTCTCCAGGAGGGGCAAGATGTCCAAATTCGGATTGATGCGATGATTTGGAGGGCACAGCAAGCCAGCCATATCAAGCCAGACCCGATGACCTCAAAACGATTGCAGGGGACTGAAGATGTGCAGTTAGAGGTCAACCAGTTTTTCCAGGAGTTCTATGGCAGAAGTGGCCCAAATGTTCACAATATGGAAGGGCGTGAGCATACGGGGCAAGTGAAAAATGAAGATCGACAAAAAAGAGAAACCCAGTTCAGAAATGGAGAACTTTCAACCCTTTTCTGCTCTCCCACGATGGAGCTTGGAATTGACATCTCAGATCTGAATGTCGTTCACATGCGAAATGTACCGCCCAGTCCGGCTAATTACGCCCAACGGAGTGGGCGAGCTGGACGAAGTGGACAGGAGGCATTAGTCATTACCTACGCCTCAGTTGGGAGTGGACATGATCAATACTTCTTCAGGCGACCGGAGCAAATGGTTGCTGGTGTGGTTGTACCGCCTAAGTTAGAGCTAGGAAACCAGGATCTGATCAAATCGCATATTCACTCTCTATGGTTGGCTCATACAGGTCTTTACCTTGAGAGTTCAATGAATCAGATCCTCGATCTGGAGGGTAATGGCTACCCACTCAAAGAGATGATCCGCAACCAGCTCACTTTATCCTCTGATACTTTGGATCGCTGCTTTCAAGCAACAAAGGTCATTTTAGAGGATGCATTCTGTACGGCTGATTTACGACGGGCGACTTGGTATACAGAAGACTTTCTCCGGCAAGTCATCGAGGATGCACTGACAAGCTTTGATCGAGCCTGCGATCGGTGGCGCAAACTTTACCGCGATGCAGTCACACAGCTTGAAGCATCCCGGCAAACGATTGATAAAGCCACACGAGGTTTGACGTCTCAGGAAGAGCGAAATAATGCTGAAGCCCAAGAACGGGAAGCAAAACGACAAATTGACTTATTGGTGGGGCAGACGAATCAAGGCAAGAATCAGTCGCAGTTGGAATTTTACCCTTATCGCTACTTTGCCTCCGAAGGTTTTCTACCTGGCTATAACTTTCCTCGATTACCAGTACGGGCATACATCCAGGCAGGGGAAGATGGAGAATTTGTTTCCCGACCACGAGTAGTGGCGATTCGCGAATTTGCACCTCGAAACATTCTCTACTATGAAGGAAGTAAATTTCAAATCTCGAAGACCCGTATTCCTGTAAAGGGTATTGAAAGCGGGTATCAGCGGGTCGCACTCTGCCCGCAGTGTGGATATTTCCATACAGGGGATGATTGGCAGAGAGACCTATGTGAAAACTGTAATATCAAGATTGCACCGGATAGCTATGGCAATCCTGCAAAACTCAATCGAGTATTGAGTATGGAGACGATGCTCACTCGACGACGTGAACGAATCACTTGTGATGAGGAAGAACGGCTTAAGTACGGCTATAACGTCACAACCCACTTCCGCTTTGAACAGCAAAAACGAGAGTTAGCCGTTGTTACTGCCGAAGATGGCACGAAGCTACTGGAGATCACCTATGGCGATACAGCAAATATTTGGCGGGTTAACCGAGGCTTAAGGAGTAGTCAGGAGAGAGGATTCAAAGTCGATCGTGCAACGGGAACTTGGGGAGATACCAAGAGTGAGGAGAACCCCGATACGTTGCAAACAGAAGTGCATCTAATGGTTGAGGATGTTTGCAACGTACTTCTCATCAAACCCTTCAACATTCCGATACAGCATTCAGATAAGTTCCTGGCTAGTTTCCAATATGCGATGGAAAGAGCTATTCAGGCTGTATATAAACTCGAAGAGAACGAACTCGCATCTGAACGGCTGGGACAGGGGCAATATCTTCTATTCTGGGAAGCTTCCGAGGGCGGTGCTGGTGTTCTCTCACAAATACTAGAAAATCCAGCAGCATTCCAAGCATTAGCGAAAGAAGCTTTAGATATCTGCCACTTTGTTCATGAAAAAGAGAGCTGCACCAAGGCTTGTTATGAATGTCTCCTCTCCTATCGCAATCAATTTGACCATCCACTACTCGATCGCCATGCAATCCGTGGATACCTTGATCAACTTACAAAAAGCACAATAAGCCGCCATGTTCAAGGAATGTCCCGTGAGGAACAATACCAGCAATTACGAGCACAGACAGATCCAAACTCAGCCTTTGAACGAGAATTTCTCGATGAACTGTACAACCAAGGCATAAAGTTGCCAGACTCAGCCCAAGAACTGATCCCAGAGGCTAATGTAAAGCCTGACTTCCTGTACCGAGATGCCAAAGTAGCAATTTTCTGTGACGGTTCAGTTCATGACCATCCTGAACAACAGGAGCAGGATCGCATTGCCAGGGAGAACCTCAAATATTCTGCTGGATACTACGTTCTTACCTTCCGCTACAACGAAGATTGGAGGGCAAAGTTAAGTGTGTTGAACTCCTTTTAATCGAAGCTAATCCCAGAAGTGAAAAGCCTTTGATACCGATAGGCATTGAGCACCTAGGTAAAACATTTAAAATTTGCTGTTGAATGTTCTGCTAAAAAGAAGTACATTCTTCCTTTCAAAACTAGGAATCTTGTGGACTAGGCGTTCTTAGCTCTATCCAGCGTAAGCATTAAGTTCATCAGGGGCTGGGCTATCTTCTCCATAAATTGCCCGCTCCTCAAGACGTCGTTCTCTTCTTATCTGCCTCATGACAGCTCGCCTTTCTTGGGCCGCTTGCCTGCGTTCCTGTGTGCAGTTTTGCGCTTGTAGTACAGTCTCAACTCCTG
Protein-coding regions in this window:
- a CDS encoding 3'-5' exonuclease: MTIWALSFTNTFFSELLNLPQAVQKKISKTLKVLETDPISAQGDAKKLKGYTNNVYRVRIGDYRLFYSFGQGWVKLLSVRKRDERTYEIELPEVDAPLPPPKESILEPQYQETPAAGVTASQPISLAEPSPSTENSSSITTALPVKLTDALLKQWKIPSEHWPGILAAPHSEALLELPIPDHYLQRIIDNLYPRPIEEIITEREYVLKQPEDLDRFVEGSLTTFLLKLDPEQEKLKAFGKQGPILVKGGPGTGKSTLAIYRVQGLLEQGFKPVLFTTYTKALVTYSEQLLSQLIGQSLDQSGVKVATVDSLTFHYYVQTYGKPMFARDDQCLALLDVALQTAEIPAKNGFDRQGRRQFLERLGLPYLLQEIQDVIEAWGITSLEEYLALDRRGRGTPLQAKLREALWSIYQTWQHLMERDGYITWSQLRCKALEVVQQLAESPYQAVVIDEAQDLSPVSLRFLLALVPSLEGVYLTADASQSLYQRGFSWRQIHADLKVTGRTLLLRRNYRNTEQIITACATILEGTPAGDTECLAQEPSAYQGELPTIILTDSVEQESRLIHSFFIEAAKHCRLPLHGGAVLCPSIAMGKAIAQRLVKQGAEAQFVAGNDIDLNATYIKVMTLHSAKGLEFPFVAVVGLREGILPYISADLPEDEMKPVLDEQRRLFYVGCSRAMRALIVSGSRSSPSSFLDGLSDPYWKK
- a CDS encoding DEAD/DEAH box helicase; this translates as MKVPVRLHELLQQSNEAMKPFLMLIGQGSAEIDCTGVESLEPEQLDLLFSYAPDNWDIADLWPIINVDTLSDNLAAQLEQWINQRRGRILVQDLSANQPAETSDCPTLDIFNLRDEVIGDYRKYIESFLKIRDQRVKDFVDRELERGELWPDPLVQLNPSYRQGANIPTLMSEGILHPSCDRYFPDYVSKYSFRLHQEQAFRIAQRQEPYVLTTGTGSGKSMTYVIPIFDDLLRNPGVKGVRAILVYPMNALINSQKEEFDKFLSQVPGTHIRVEKYTGQENLAKKTEIQNNPPQIILTNYIMLELMLSRNQEEKLVASPDLKFLILDELHTYRGRQGADVAILIRKLRQRCGQKLLCIGTSATMSTEGARSNRNQTVAAVASKLFGIEVKAENVVYETLERTIQRPDPTVDELREAIAVGLPPEEEQTLAAFRSHPLAAWMEMAFGLQEEEGHLVRRTPISLATGAAKLAAETQTDEGACLELLRGMFFWGSKTKGLAFRLHQFISQGGSVYATTEKRGDRLLTLEGQYSTTEDRLLYPLVFCRECGQDYYLVHYDRDQNEVKPLLPTALSASLEDSNIREGYITLDEPGLWDESEEDRLPDTWFNETKRQGRVPKKEYADFIPQRLRVLPSGRVVSSLFEGTSYWFTPKPFLTCLNCGVVHDKKKNEFTKLSRLSSEGRSTATTLLCLSTVNRLKTSGAISPQAQKILSFTDNRQDASLQAGHFNDFVQTSLLRASLNGAMQAKQKLTHTELAQAVVEQMGLSQADYAKQVADYGPGKRRNEEAFRNLIEYRLYEDLRKGWRIVQPNLEQCGLLGIEYEGLEEVCRATEFWQKHGHPILLQASSEQRYEVVRAVLDQLRKDLVLDAELLQPQRVDQLKKEVRQAIKDPWCFDEYERLNEARWASISTAKAGRDVIKLTARSKIGKFLRSAQTWTWRNQNISEADYDGLIKTLIAALADTGYLLQEGQDVQIRIDAMIWRAQQASHIKPDPMTSKRLQGTEDVQLEVNQFFQEFYGRSGPNVHNMEGREHTGQVKNEDRQKRETQFRNGELSTLFCSPTMELGIDISDLNVVHMRNVPPSPANYAQRSGRAGRSGQEALVITYASVGSGHDQYFFRRPEQMVAGVVVPPKLELGNQDLIKSHIHSLWLAHTGLYLESSMNQILDLEGNGYPLKEMIRNQLTLSSDTLDRCFQATKVILEDAFCTADLRRATWYTEDFLRQVIEDALTSFDRACDRWRKLYRDAVTQLEASRQTIDKATRGLTSQEERNNAEAQEREAKRQIDLLVGQTNQGKNQSQLEFYPYRYFASEGFLPGYNFPRLPVRAYIQAGEDGEFVSRPRVVAIREFAPRNILYYEGSKFQISKTRIPVKGIESGYQRVALCPQCGYFHTGDDWQRDLCENCNIKIAPDSYGNPAKLNRVLSMETMLTRRRERITCDEEERLKYGYNVTTHFRFEQQKRELAVVTAEDGTKLLEITYGDTANIWRVNRGLRSSQERGFKVDRATGTWGDTKSEENPDTLQTEVHLMVEDVCNVLLIKPFNIPIQHSDKFLASFQYAMERAIQAVYKLEENELASERLGQGQYLLFWEASEGGAGVLSQILENPAAFQALAKEALDICHFVHEKESCTKACYECLLSYRNQFDHPLLDRHAIRGYLDQLTKSTISRHVQGMSREEQYQQLRAQTDPNSAFEREFLDELYNQGIKLPDSAQELIPEANVKPDFLYRDAKVAIFCDGSVHDHPEQQEQDRIARENLKYSAGYYVLTFRYNEDWRAKLSVLNSF